In a single window of the Amycolatopsis sp. cg5 genome:
- a CDS encoding class I SAM-dependent methyltransferase — protein sequence MPRVFGVDSGGMPPLIENPRFARFFAKHALRNERRGNAVLRAEMLAGLTGEVAEIGAGTGLNLRHYPAAVTRILAVEPEPTMRVRLAQAANERVELVDAVAEDLPFGDASVDAVVISAVLCSIGDAPRALAEVRRVLKPGGEVRFYEHVRARARLHGRFQDLVAPLWGRMMGGCRPNSDTLELFRANGFVIERWREFVFPAGVLVPVVGPRILGMATVA from the coding sequence TTGCCACGAGTTTTCGGTGTTGACTCCGGCGGCATGCCGCCGCTGATCGAGAACCCGCGTTTCGCACGCTTCTTCGCCAAGCATGCACTGCGCAACGAGCGCCGAGGCAACGCCGTGCTCCGCGCGGAGATGCTCGCCGGGCTGACCGGCGAGGTCGCCGAGATCGGCGCGGGCACCGGCCTCAACCTGCGCCATTACCCGGCCGCGGTCACCCGGATCCTCGCCGTCGAGCCCGAGCCGACCATGCGCGTCCGCCTCGCCCAGGCCGCCAACGAGCGGGTGGAGCTGGTCGACGCCGTCGCCGAAGACCTCCCGTTCGGCGACGCTTCGGTCGACGCGGTGGTCATCTCGGCCGTGCTGTGCTCGATCGGGGACGCGCCCCGCGCGCTCGCCGAGGTCCGCCGGGTGCTGAAGCCGGGCGGCGAGGTCCGCTTCTACGAGCACGTCCGCGCGCGTGCCCGGCTGCACGGCCGGTTCCAGGACCTCGTCGCGCCACTGTGGGGCCGCATGATGGGTGGCTGCCGTCCGAACTCGGACACGCTGGAGTTGTTCCGGGCCAACGGGTTCGTGATCGAGCGCTGGCGCGAGTTCGTCTTCCCGGCAGGCGTGCTGGTCCCGGTCGTCGGCCCTCGGATCCTCGGCATGGCCACGGTCGCCTGA
- a CDS encoding PfaD family polyunsaturated fatty acid/polyketide biosynthesis protein: MSTAEVIPLRRVHHPVASWIPGAAPPAFGPDAVTRVIGEVREPVFVLAGPDHGVGVALGGSMTDTGKGYRLLGTLPPLYPEWLGDRSFCETHGVRFPYVAGEMANGIATPAMVIAMARAEMLGFYGAGGLAPSRVEAGVDELVRAVGELPNWGVNLIHSPNESAVEERVAELLIERRVPIVSASAFLDLTPAIVRCAVAGLRSESGQVVRARRVFAKVSRTEVAAKFMAPAPASLLRVLLDRGQITAEEAALAARVPVAEDITVESDSGGHTDNRPLSALLPTILALRDEYARPVRVGAAGGLGTPGAVAAAFALGAAYVVTGSVNQSCVESGLSLDAKEMLAKAEVADVIMAPAADMFEQGVKLQVLRRGTMFAPRAAQLYEMYRSFGSLDEIPAPARARLERDILRATVDEAWASTAAFWRDRDPSEVDKAERDPQHKMALVFRSYLGKASRWAIEGDAGRRFDYQIWCGPAMGAFNRWTEGTYLAEPANRTVAEVALNLLEGAAVVTRAHQLRTYGVPVPARAFSYAPRPLT, encoded by the coding sequence ATGTCCACCGCCGAGGTGATTCCGCTACGCCGGGTCCACCATCCGGTCGCCTCCTGGATTCCCGGCGCGGCGCCGCCCGCGTTCGGCCCCGACGCCGTCACCCGGGTGATCGGCGAGGTGCGCGAACCGGTCTTCGTGCTCGCCGGGCCCGATCACGGTGTCGGGGTCGCGCTGGGCGGCTCGATGACCGACACCGGCAAGGGATACCGGCTGCTGGGGACGCTGCCGCCGCTGTACCCGGAGTGGCTCGGCGACCGGTCGTTCTGCGAGACGCACGGCGTCCGTTTCCCTTATGTCGCGGGGGAGATGGCGAACGGGATCGCCACGCCCGCGATGGTCATCGCGATGGCGCGCGCCGAAATGCTCGGCTTCTACGGCGCAGGCGGGCTCGCGCCGTCGCGGGTCGAGGCCGGCGTCGACGAACTCGTCCGCGCGGTGGGCGAGCTGCCCAACTGGGGCGTCAATCTGATCCACTCGCCGAACGAGAGCGCGGTCGAGGAGCGGGTCGCGGAGCTGCTGATCGAGCGGCGGGTGCCGATCGTGTCGGCGTCGGCGTTCCTGGATCTCACGCCCGCGATCGTGCGGTGCGCTGTCGCGGGGCTGAGGTCGGAGTCCGGTCAGGTCGTCCGGGCGCGGCGGGTGTTCGCGAAGGTCTCGCGGACGGAGGTGGCCGCGAAGTTCATGGCGCCCGCACCGGCTTCGCTGCTGCGGGTGCTGCTCGATCGTGGGCAGATCACGGCCGAGGAAGCCGCGCTGGCCGCGCGGGTCCCGGTCGCCGAGGACATCACCGTCGAGTCCGACAGCGGCGGGCACACCGACAACCGGCCGCTGTCCGCTTTGCTGCCGACGATCCTCGCGCTGCGCGACGAGTACGCACGGCCGGTCCGGGTCGGCGCGGCGGGCGGACTCGGCACACCCGGCGCGGTCGCCGCGGCGTTCGCGCTCGGCGCGGCCTACGTCGTCACCGGGTCGGTCAATCAGTCCTGTGTGGAGTCAGGGCTTTCGTTGGACGCCAAGGAGATGCTCGCCAAGGCCGAAGTCGCCGACGTGATCATGGCGCCTGCGGCCGACATGTTCGAGCAGGGCGTGAAACTGCAGGTGCTGCGCCGGGGCACGATGTTCGCGCCGCGCGCCGCTCAGCTCTACGAGATGTACCGGTCGTTCGGAAGCCTCGACGAGATCCCCGCCCCGGCGCGCGCCAGGCTGGAGCGCGACATCCTGCGGGCGACCGTCGACGAGGCATGGGCGTCGACCGCCGCGTTCTGGCGTGACCGCGACCCGTCCGAAGTGGACAAGGCGGAGCGCGATCCCCAGCACAAGATGGCCTTGGTGTTCCGGTCCTATCTGGGCAAGGCGAGCCGGTGGGCGATCGAGGGTGACGCCGGCCGCCGGTTCGACTACCAGATCTGGTGCGGCCCGGCGATGGGCGCGTTCAACCGGTGGACCGAGGGCACGTACCTCGCCGAACCGGCGAACCGCACGGTCGCCGAGGTCGCGCTGAACCTGCTGGAGGGCGCCGCCGTCGTCACCCGCGCGCACCAGCTCCGCACCTATGGCGTTCCCGTTCCCGCACGGGCCTTTTCGTACGCTCCGCGCCCACTGACCTGA
- a CDS encoding SDR family NAD(P)-dependent oxidoreductase: protein MSQLPIAVVGVSALLPGSSDVDGFWRSVLGGRDLIKDVPESHWLIEDYYDPDPSAPDKTYGKRGAFLDPVDFDPMAYGIPPNQLEATDTTQLLSLMVADRVLADVGGQSEIDRDKVSVILGTAPLELLATMASRLQRPVWLKALRENGIPESSAQAVCDSIAGSYVPWQEASFPGLLSNVVAGRIANKFDLHGTNCTTDAACASSLAALSAGVNELALGQADMVITGGVDTLNDIVMYMCFSKTPALSPTGDCKPFSDAADGTILGEGLVMFALKRLADAERDGDKVYAVLRGLGTASDGRSTAIYAPLADGQSRALRRAYESAGYGPDTVELVEAHGTGTTAGDLAEFTALRTVFAESGRADSQWCALGSVKSQIGHTKSAAGAAGMLKAVLALHHKVLPPTIKVDRPNPKLGLAESPLYLNTRARPWIRDAAHPRRASVSSFGFGGSNFHLTLEEYMPGEGHARPAWRSHTAPSELVLLSAATPGELLAKAERVDPSAPLADLARVSQSEFVPADTARLAIVASSVDDLASKLKQACAFVTMAPEKPFTTPTGVMYEFGVAVSGRVGFLFSGQGSQYVGMGGDLAMEFPAAREVWDAAAGLGVGDRPLQTVVFPVPVFTDEERDAQQAALTATEWAQPALAVQSLAQISLLDALKISPDAVAGHSFGELVALHTAGAFDAATLVRLARARGEAMRDAASVPGAMLAVSATREVVSPLLPDDVWIANHNAPSQVVVSGSLAGIAAAESKFASAGIDTRRLDTATAFHSPLVAPAAESLRSYLDTAEITTPRIDVFANTDAGLYPASVSEIRSRLAGHVAAPVRFVDEIESMYAAGVRTFVEVGAGATLTGLVGKILDGRPHLAVSLDRKGRHGVTALYEALGRLAVNGLTADFEALWEHNAPPLETPDPKPRMTKQLSGANYGKPYPPAPAARIPAPAIETAPSDLEHLMLDVVADKTGYPVEMLDPSMDLESDLGIDSIKRVEILSAVRRVSPDLPDVDPVELGKLRSLGEIVERLRTRERCGRLEPPATLTTPSDLERTMLGVVADKTGYPVEMLDPSMDLESDLGIDSIKRVEILSAVRRVSPDLPDVDPVELGKLRSLGEIVERLRTRECLDRLEPAVPLTTPTDLERVMLDVVAEKTGYPVEMLDPSMDLESDLGIDSIKRVEILSAVRRVSPDLPDVDPVELGKLRSLGEIVERLRTRERSGRLEPPATLTTPSDLERVMLEVVAEKTGYPVEMLDPSMDLESDLGIDSIKRVEILAAVRRCTPELPEVDPVELGKLRSLGEIVERLGLTSPSRPGAIEPETDVERLVLGIVAEKTGYAVETLAGYMDLAGDLGIDSVKRVAIMSAIQAGKIALPEVDPVALSGLRSLGDVIDWLRASADSAIVSRAKPEENLVRHAVRVVRAEASGLAISGLWGGKVVVTEDGRGVAAHVVSRLKARGVEAEVGTAAAGTYGVVHLGGLSERDPDEVQREAFRAARAVAEGCRVFVTVQDTGGDFGTGGSERAWYGGLAGLARTAGREWPDASVKAIDCERGSRTPSAVAGAIVKELLTGGSTVDVGLRADGTRVTVETVAGTVERGAAALNEKSVIVATGGARGVTAEAIKELARAHRPRLVLVGRTPLTGEPAYLNGVTDEAQLKRLVMQHTDQPTPAKINERVKAVQAAREIRANLDAIQAAGSQVRYLDVDVRDRRALDVALDGVRAQWGPITGVVHGAGVLADKTIAEKTDEQFERVFETKVDGLRALLAATEKDPLTVLCVFSSIAARVGNPGQSDYAMANEVLNQVACAERAKRPDCVVRSIAWGPWAGGMVGPALAEHFAAQGVPLIEVGEGARAFVAELAGQGDTHVVVAAGPFAPDPATKGDVRLAGQSFLDDHAIGGTAVVPMAMVLEWFAATGAPVIKDLSVLRKIVLTDTLTVSKDGDSLELGNNYRAKAGSLTSTPSQPSVPSGLRQAKADVYDGHTLFHGPSFQAIQEVPWIGDNGATAIVVGARELGWPGGTWHTDPAVIDGGLQLALLWAEQVLGASLPMGVAECRTYRKGLADGPVRCVLTARDVRAETAECDLVFVDDSGDVRAELLGVSLVKRP from the coding sequence ATGTCCCAGCTTCCCATCGCCGTCGTCGGCGTTTCCGCGCTGCTCCCCGGTTCGTCCGATGTGGATGGTTTCTGGCGGTCCGTGCTCGGTGGCCGCGACCTGATCAAGGACGTGCCGGAGTCGCACTGGCTCATCGAGGACTACTACGACCCCGACCCGTCCGCGCCCGACAAGACCTACGGGAAGCGCGGTGCCTTCCTGGATCCCGTCGACTTCGATCCGATGGCGTACGGCATCCCGCCGAACCAGCTCGAAGCGACCGACACCACCCAGCTGCTGAGCCTGATGGTCGCGGACCGGGTGCTCGCCGACGTCGGCGGTCAGTCCGAAATAGACCGTGACAAGGTCAGCGTCATCCTCGGCACCGCGCCGCTCGAACTGCTCGCGACCATGGCGAGCCGACTGCAGCGCCCGGTGTGGCTGAAGGCGTTGCGGGAGAACGGGATTCCCGAATCTTCGGCACAGGCGGTGTGCGACTCGATCGCCGGGAGCTACGTGCCGTGGCAGGAGGCGTCGTTCCCCGGCCTGCTGTCCAATGTGGTCGCCGGGCGCATCGCGAACAAGTTCGACCTGCACGGCACCAACTGCACGACCGACGCCGCCTGCGCGAGTTCGCTGGCCGCGCTTTCCGCCGGTGTCAACGAACTCGCGCTCGGCCAGGCCGACATGGTGATCACCGGCGGCGTCGACACGCTCAACGACATCGTCATGTACATGTGCTTCTCGAAGACGCCCGCGCTGTCGCCGACCGGTGACTGCAAGCCGTTCTCCGACGCCGCCGACGGCACGATACTCGGCGAGGGCCTGGTCATGTTCGCGTTGAAGCGGCTGGCCGACGCCGAGCGTGACGGCGACAAGGTCTACGCGGTGCTGCGCGGGCTGGGCACCGCGTCGGACGGCCGCAGCACGGCGATCTACGCACCGCTCGCGGACGGCCAGTCGCGGGCGCTGCGCCGCGCGTACGAGTCGGCGGGCTACGGCCCCGACACCGTCGAACTCGTGGAGGCGCACGGCACCGGCACGACCGCGGGCGATCTCGCGGAGTTCACGGCACTGCGCACGGTGTTCGCCGAGAGCGGCCGCGCGGACAGCCAGTGGTGCGCGCTCGGCTCGGTGAAGTCGCAGATCGGGCACACGAAGTCCGCGGCGGGCGCGGCCGGGATGCTCAAGGCGGTGCTGGCGCTGCACCACAAGGTGCTGCCGCCCACGATCAAGGTCGACCGGCCGAACCCGAAGCTGGGGCTGGCGGAGAGCCCGCTGTACCTGAACACGCGGGCCCGCCCGTGGATCAGGGACGCCGCGCATCCCCGGCGCGCCTCGGTGTCGAGTTTCGGGTTCGGCGGCAGCAACTTCCACCTGACGCTGGAGGAATACATGCCCGGGGAAGGTCACGCGCGCCCGGCCTGGCGCTCGCACACCGCACCGTCCGAACTGGTACTGCTGAGCGCGGCGACGCCGGGCGAACTGCTCGCCAAGGCGGAGCGTGTCGACCCGTCGGCTCCGCTCGCCGACCTCGCCCGCGTGTCACAGAGCGAGTTCGTGCCCGCCGACACCGCCAGGCTCGCGATCGTGGCGTCCTCTGTGGACGATCTCGCCTCGAAGCTCAAGCAGGCCTGCGCTTTCGTGACCATGGCGCCGGAGAAGCCGTTCACCACCCCGACCGGCGTGATGTACGAGTTCGGCGTCGCCGTGTCGGGCCGGGTGGGCTTCCTGTTCTCCGGCCAGGGCAGCCAGTACGTCGGCATGGGCGGCGACCTGGCGATGGAGTTCCCCGCCGCCCGTGAGGTATGGGACGCCGCGGCCGGTCTCGGCGTCGGTGACCGTCCACTCCAGACTGTCGTGTTCCCCGTCCCGGTCTTCACCGACGAGGAACGCGACGCCCAGCAGGCGGCGCTGACCGCGACCGAGTGGGCCCAGCCCGCGCTGGCGGTCCAGTCGCTGGCGCAGATCAGCCTACTCGACGCGCTGAAGATCTCGCCGGACGCGGTCGCCGGCCACAGCTTCGGCGAGCTCGTCGCACTGCACACGGCGGGCGCCTTCGATGCCGCGACACTCGTCCGCCTGGCTCGTGCCCGCGGCGAAGCGATGCGCGACGCGGCGTCCGTCCCGGGGGCGATGCTCGCGGTTTCGGCCACCCGCGAGGTCGTCTCGCCGCTGCTGCCCGACGACGTGTGGATCGCGAACCACAACGCTCCGTCCCAGGTCGTCGTCTCGGGTTCTCTTGCTGGAATCGCTGCTGCAGAAAGCAAGTTCGCCTCGGCAGGTATCGACACGCGTCGTCTCGACACGGCCACGGCGTTCCACTCACCGCTGGTCGCCCCGGCAGCGGAGAGCCTGCGATCCTATTTGGACACAGCCGAGATCACGACGCCCCGCATCGACGTCTTCGCCAACACCGACGCGGGTCTGTACCCGGCCTCCGTCTCGGAGATCCGGTCGCGCCTCGCCGGCCACGTCGCCGCCCCGGTCCGGTTCGTCGACGAGATCGAGTCGATGTACGCGGCGGGCGTCCGCACGTTCGTCGAGGTCGGCGCGGGCGCGACACTGACCGGTCTGGTCGGCAAGATCCTCGACGGCCGCCCCCACCTCGCGGTCAGCCTCGACCGCAAGGGCCGCCACGGCGTCACCGCGCTGTACGAGGCGCTGGGCAGGCTCGCGGTCAACGGCCTCACCGCCGACTTCGAAGCGCTCTGGGAGCACAACGCCCCGCCGTTGGAGACCCCCGACCCCAAGCCCCGCATGACCAAGCAGCTCTCCGGCGCCAACTACGGCAAGCCCTACCCACCCGCCCCCGCCGCCCGCATCCCCGCCCCCGCCATCGAAACCGCCCCCTCCGACCTGGAGCACCTAATGCTCGACGTGGTCGCCGACAAAACCGGCTACCCCGTGGAGATGCTCGACCCCTCGATGGACCTTGAGTCAGACCTCGGCATCGACTCGATCAAGCGTGTCGAGATTCTCTCGGCCGTCCGCCGCGTCTCACCGGACCTTCCCGACGTGGACCCGGTGGAGTTGGGCAAGCTGCGCTCGCTCGGCGAGATCGTGGAGCGCCTAAGGACTCGTGAGCGTTGCGGGCGGTTAGAACCGCCCGCAACGCTCACGACCCCCTCCGACCTGGAGCGCACGATGCTCGGCGTGGTCGCGGACAAAACCGGCTACCCCGTGGAGATGCTCGACCCCTCGATGGACCTCGAGTCAGACCTGGGTATCGACTCGATCAAGCGCGTCGAGATCCTCTCGGCCGTCCGTCGCGTCTCACCGGACCTTCCCGACGTCGATCCGGTCGAGTTGGGCAAGCTCCGCTCGCTCGGCGAGATCGTGGAGCGCTTAAGGACTCGTGAGTGTTTAGACCGGTTAGAACCGGCCGTACCACTCACGACCCCAACTGACCTGGAGCGCGTGATGCTCGACGTGGTGGCCGAGAAGACCGGCTATCCCGTGGAGATGCTCGACCCTTCGATGGATCTTGAGTCGGATTTGGGTATCGATTCGATCAAGCGTGTCGAGATTCTCTCGGCCGTCCGTCGCGTCTCACCGGACCTTCCTGACGTGGATCCGGTGGAGCTGGGCAAGCTGCGTTCGCTCGGCGAGATTGTGGAGCGCTTAAGGACTCGTGAGCGTTCCGGGCGGTTAGAACCGCCCGCAACGCTCACGACCCCCTCCGACCTGGAGCGGGTGATGCTTGAGGTGGTGGCCGAGAAGACGGGTTACCCGGTGGAGATGCTTGACCCGTCGATGGATCTTGAGTCGGACTTGGGGATTGACTCGATCAAGCGGGTGGAGATTCTGGCGGCCGTGCGGCGGTGTACGCCGGAGTTGCCTGAGGTGGATCCGGTGGAGTTGGGGAAGCTGCGGTCGTTGGGGGAGATCGTGGAAAGGCTAGGGCTCACGAGTCCGAGTAGGCCGGGGGCGATTGAGCCGGAGACTGATGTTGAGCGGCTGGTGTTGGGGATTGTTGCTGAGAAGACCGGATATGCCGTTGAGACGCTGGCCGGGTATATGGATCTGGCGGGGGACTTGGGGATCGACTCGGTGAAGCGGGTGGCGATCATGTCGGCCATTCAGGCTGGGAAGATCGCGCTGCCCGAGGTGGACCCGGTCGCGCTGAGTGGGCTGCGGTCGCTGGGGGATGTGATCGACTGGCTGCGTGCGTCCGCGGACTCGGCGATCGTCAGCCGGGCGAAACCCGAGGAAAACTTGGTCCGGCATGCGGTGCGGGTGGTGCGGGCCGAGGCTTCGGGGCTTGCGATTTCGGGGCTGTGGGGCGGAAAGGTGGTCGTCACCGAGGACGGGCGGGGTGTCGCCGCACATGTGGTTTCGCGGCTGAAGGCGAGGGGCGTCGAGGCGGAGGTCGGGACGGCGGCCGCGGGGACGTACGGGGTCGTCCACCTCGGCGGGCTGAGTGAGCGGGATCCGGATGAGGTGCAGCGGGAGGCGTTCCGGGCCGCGCGGGCCGTTGCCGAGGGGTGCCGGGTGTTCGTCACCGTGCAGGACACCGGGGGAGACTTCGGGACCGGTGGCTCGGAGCGTGCTTGGTACGGCGGGCTCGCCGGGCTGGCGCGGACCGCGGGGCGGGAGTGGCCGGATGCTTCGGTCAAGGCGATCGACTGTGAACGGGGGAGCCGGACTCCGTCGGCTGTCGCGGGTGCGATCGTGAAGGAACTGCTGACCGGCGGGTCCACTGTGGACGTCGGACTGCGTGCCGACGGGACTCGGGTGACCGTCGAAACCGTGGCCGGTACCGTCGAGCGCGGAGCAGCCGCACTAAACGAAAAGTCCGTGATCGTGGCGACCGGCGGTGCTCGTGGTGTGACCGCTGAGGCGATCAAAGAGCTGGCACGGGCTCATCGGCCGCGATTGGTCCTTGTGGGACGGACACCGCTGACCGGGGAACCTGCCTACCTCAACGGCGTCACCGATGAAGCCCAGCTCAAGCGACTGGTCATGCAGCACACCGACCAGCCCACTCCGGCGAAGATCAACGAACGGGTCAAAGCCGTGCAAGCGGCGCGGGAGATCCGGGCGAACCTCGACGCGATCCAGGCCGCGGGGTCTCAGGTGCGGTACCTGGACGTCGATGTGCGCGACCGGCGGGCACTCGACGTGGCGCTCGACGGGGTCAGGGCGCAGTGGGGACCGATCACCGGGGTCGTGCACGGGGCCGGTGTGCTCGCGGACAAGACGATCGCAGAGAAGACCGACGAACAGTTCGAGCGGGTCTTCGAGACCAAGGTGGACGGTCTGCGTGCGCTGCTCGCCGCTACCGAAAAGGATCCGCTGACTGTCCTTTGTGTCTTCTCGTCGATCGCCGCGAGGGTAGGGAATCCGGGCCAGAGTGACTACGCGATGGCCAACGAGGTGCTCAACCAGGTCGCCTGTGCGGAACGCGCGAAACGGCCTGACTGCGTGGTGCGGTCGATCGCGTGGGGGCCGTGGGCGGGCGGGATGGTCGGCCCGGCGCTGGCCGAGCACTTCGCCGCGCAGGGCGTTCCGCTGATCGAGGTCGGCGAGGGGGCGCGGGCCTTCGTCGCCGAGCTGGCCGGGCAGGGTGACACCCACGTGGTGGTCGCCGCCGGGCCGTTCGCGCCGGACCCGGCCACGAAAGGAGATGTCCGGCTCGCCGGGCAGTCCTTTCTGGACGATCACGCCATCGGAGGCACGGCAGTGGTGCCGATGGCGATGGTCCTGGAATGGTTCGCCGCCACCGGTGCGCCGGTGATCAAGGACCTCAGCGTGCTGCGCAAGATCGTGCTGACCGACACGCTCACGGTGAGCAAAGACGGCGACAGCCTGGAACTCGGCAACAACTACCGGGCCAAAGCGGGCAGCCTCACCAGCACGCCGTCGCAACCGAGTGTCCCCAGTGGACTGAGGCAGGCGAAAGCAGACGTCTACGACGGGCACACGCTCTTCCACGGGCCGAGTTTTCAAGCCATCCAAGAGGTTCCGTGGATCGGTGACAACGGCGCCACCGCGATCGTCGTCGGAGCGCGGGAACTGGGGTGGCCCGGCGGGACCTGGCACACCGACCCCGCGGTGATCGACGGCGGGCTGCAGCTCGCGCTGCTGTGGGCCGAGCAGGTGCTCGGCGCGAGCCTGCCGATGGGGGTCGCCGAGTGCCGGACCTACCGGAAAGGGCTGGCCGACGGGCCGGTCCGATGTGTCCTCACGGCACGGGACGTGCGGGCCGAAACCGCCGAGTGCGACCTCGTCTTCGTCGACGACAGCGGTGACGTTCGGGCCGAACTACTCGGTGTCTCGCTGGTCAAGCGGCCGTAG